CGGTCAAGCGGCTCGAGGACCGGCGCCTCCTGACCGGCCGCGGCGGTTTCATTGCGAACGTGGAGATCGCGAACCTCCACCACGCGGCCATCCTGCGCAGCCCGCACGCCCACGCGGACATCCGCCGTCTCGACGTCTCGGCCGCGCTCGCGATGGCGGGCGTCATCGCGGTGCTCACCGGTGAGGATGTCCGGCAGCGGTCGGATCCGTTCATGAACATCACCGGCCCCGTGCCCTACTGGAGCTGCGCCGTCGGCACCGCGCACTTCGTCGGCGAGCCCGTCGCCGTCGTGGTCGCCCGGGATCGGTATCTTGCCGAGGACGCCCTCGACGCCATCGAGGTCGACTACGAGCCCCTGCCAGCCGTCGTCGATCAGGAGGCGGCCCTCGCCCCGAACGCGCCGATCCTCCACGACAACCTCGGCACGAACCTCGCCGTGCGCCGGCGGTTCAGCTTCGGGGACGTCGACCGCGCGTTCGCCGAGGCCGACCTCGTGGTGCGCGAGCGCTACCGGTTCCCGCGGTACAGCCACTTTCCGATGGAGACGTACGGCATCCTCGCGAGCTGGGACGCGGCCTCCGGGCTCCTCACCGTTCGCGCGAACTTCCAGGGACCGTTCATCATCCACACGGTCATGGCGCGCGCCCTCCGCCTGCGGCAGAACCGCGTGCGGGTCATCGTGCCCGGCGACATCGGTGGCGGCTTCGGCCTCAAGTCGAGCATGTATCCGTACATGGTGCTGCTTGCGCTGGCCGCGATGAAGGCGGGCGTGCCGGTGAAGTGGATCGAGGACCGCCGCGAGGCACTCACCGCCAGCTCCAGCCACGCCGACCGCGTGACGTACATGGAGGCGGCCGTGCGGAAGGACGGCACCGTGCTTGCCCTCCGCACGCGCAACATCGACAACGTGGGCGCCTACATCCGGACACCGGAACCGGCCGACCTGTTCGCGCGCTTCAGCGCAATGACCGGCGCCTACCGGATCCGCGACGTCGCCCTCGACCTGTCGGCGGCGATGACCAACACGTCGCTCACCGGCCCCGTGCGCGGGTACGGCGGCCACCCGCTCTACTTCGCTCTCGAGCGGACGATGGACACGATCGCCGCCCGGCTGGGCATGGACCCAGCCGAACTGCGGTTCAGGAACTTCATCGGGGCGGGGGAGTTCCCGTACACGACGGCCACCGGCGGCGAGTACGACAGCGGCAACTACCCCGAGTGCCTCCGCCGGCTCCTGGCCCTGGCGCGGTACGATGAGCTGCGCGCCCGGCAACGGGCGGCGCGCGCCGAGGGCCGCCTGTTCGGGATCGGCCTCGCCACGATCGTCGACCCCTGCGTGACGAACATCGGGTACATCACGCTCGCGAAATCACCGGAGGAGCGCACGCAGCGGCGCGCCATGTCGGGCTCGGGGGACGTGGGGACGGTCCGGGTCGATCCGAGCGGCGACGTCGTCGTCCTCGCCACGAGCGTGCCGCAGGGCCAAGGCCACGAAACGATCATCGCGCAGATCGTCGCCGACGAGCTCGGCGTGCCGATCGAGCGCATCACCGTGCACGCCGAGGTCGACACCCTGGCCTCGGTCTGGAGCATTACCACCGGCTCGTACTCGTCGCGCTTCTCCTCGGTCGGCTCGAGCGCCTACGCTATGGCCGCCCGCCAGGTGCGGGCCAAGGCTGTAAAGATCGCCGCCCACGTGCTCGAGGTGGCCGAGGAGGACGTCGAGTGGAAGGACGGCGCCGCCGTCGTGCGGGGCGCGCCGCACACCGCGCTTGCCCTGCGGGCGATCGCCGGGATCGCGCACTGGAACCAGACGTCGCTGCCGGCGGGCATGGAGCCGAACCTCCAGGCGACCTACGCCTTCAACCTGCCGACCTCCCGGCCGCCGTTGGACGACGACCGCGCCAACACGCAGAACGTGTACGGCTTCGGTGCCGAGCTGGCCGTGGTCGAGGTCGACCGGGCGAGCGGCGTGGTGCGCGTCCTCGAGTACTACACGGTTCACGACTGCGGCACCGTGCTGAACCCGGCGCACGTGCGCGGCCAGGTCCAGGGCGCGGCCGTCCAGGGCATCTCGGGCGCGCTCTGGGAGCAGATGCGATGGGACGAGAGCGGGCAGTACCTCACCGCGAGCCTCCAGGACTACCTGATGCCGACAGCGATGGAGGCGCCCGACATCGGGATGGACCACGTGGAGACGCCGTCGCCGAACACCGTCCTCGGGTCGAAGGGCATCGGGGAGGCGAGCTCGATGGCGGCGCCGGTGACGGTCGCCAACGCCGTGGCGGACGCGCTCGCGCCACTCGGCATCCCGGTCACCTCGCTGCCGCTCTGGCCGGACACGGTCTGGCGCATGCTGAAGGAGGCGCAGGGACCATGACCATGGACACGCTCGAGCTTCCGGCGCACGTCAACGCCGCTCAGTGGATCGTGGACCGGCACGTCGCCGCCGGGCGCGGCGGGCGCACCGCGATCCATTTCGAGGGCGCCACGTGGACGTACGCGGACTTCCAGTCCCTCGTGAACCGCTCGGGTAACCTGCTGCGGGAGCTCGGCGTCGAGATCGAGAACCGCGTTGGCCTCCTCATGCTCGACTCCCCGGAATACCTCGCGGCCTTCCTCGGCGCAGTGAAGATCGGCGCCGTCCCCATCTGTCTCAACACGCTGCTGGGCCCAGCGTCGTACGAGTACATGCTGAACGACTCGCGGGCGAAGGTAGTGATCGCGCACGAGGAGGTCGCGGCGAACCTGTTCAAGGTCCGCGCGAACCTCCGGTACCTCCGCCACGTCGTGATCCTGGGGTCGCCGCCGTCCGGCTACCTCTCCCATGCGGAGCTGATCGGGCGCGCCACGGCGGTCCTCGACCCAGAGCCCCGGGCCCGGGACGACTGGTCGTTTTGGGCCTACACGTCGGGCAGCACCGGTGAGCCCAAGGCGGTCATGCATACCCACGCCACGCTCATGGCCGGGACCTGGTACTTCCCGCGCCACGTGATGGCGCTCGGCGAGGCCGACACGATCTTCTGTATGGCCAAGCTCTTCTTTACGTACGGGACCGGCCTCAACATGTACATGCCGCTCGCCAACGGCGCCGCCACCGTGCTGAATCCGCGCCGCCCCGTGCCGGACGAGCTCTTCCGCATCCTCCACCGCTACCGGCCCACGATCTTCGCCGCCGTGCCGACGATGTACGCGGCGATGTTGCAGGTGAAGGACGCCGCGCGCACCTACGACCTCGGGTCGCTTCGCATGTGCTGGAGCGGTGGCGAGGCGCTGCCGCCGCCGATCTACCACGAGTGGCGCGACCGGTTCGGTGTCGAGATCCTCGAGCTGCTCGGCTCCAGCGAGCTGATCCACGGCTTCTGCACGACGCGTCCCGGCATGAACCGGCCAGGGAGCATCGGCGTCCCGGTGCCGGGCTACGAGCTGCGCATCGTCGACGACGCGCTCACCGACGTTCCCGACGGGAAGGCCGGGCGGCTGATGATCGCGGGGCCGAGCGTCTTCGCCGGCTACGCCAACCGGCGCGAGAAGAATGAGGCGACGTTCTTCGGCAAGTGGATGCTCTCCTCCGACACCGTCCGCCGCGACGGGGAGGGCATCTACTGGTTCGTGGGGCGGAGCGACGACATGCTGAAGGTCGGGGGCGCCATGGTGTCGCCCATCGAGATCGAGAACGTTCTCGTCGAGCACCCGGCGGTGCTGGAGGCCGCCGTGATCGGGGCGCCGGATGAGCACCAGCTCGTCAAGCCGAAGGCCGTGGTCGTGCTCAAGCAGGGATTCAAGCCTGGCCCCGAGCTCGAGGCGGAGCTGACCGCACTCGTGAAGGGCCGGCTCGCGCGGTACAAGTACCCGCGCTGGTACGTCTTCGTCGACCAGCTCCCGAAGACGGCGACGGGGAAGATCCAGCGCTTCCAGCTCCGCGACGGAACGCTTAGAGGCCTGGGCTAGGCTGAAACACGGGTTCGAATCCCGTTTGGGCCACCAAAGTGTTTTCGTTGGTGTCTTATGCTCCAGGTTTGAGGAAATGCCAGACTTTTCCTGAAACCTGGAGCGTCATTTTGGAGACCGGGACCGCCAAGCGCCTTATCCTCCGCATCCTCGAGGCCGGAACGGTGAGCTTCTCCGGCCACGCGCTTGCCGAGATGCGGAAGGACAAGCTCACCACGGTGGATTGCACCAATGTCCTCCGGGGAGGTGTTGTGGAACCCGGGGAGTTGGAACGGGGAAGCTGGCGGTACCGGGTGAAGACGAACACCATCTGCGTGGTGATCGCGTTCAGACCGGAAACGGAGTTGGTAGTGGTGACCGCATGGAGGATTGGACGGTGATGGCATGCACGGTGTGCGGGGAGCGGATGAAGGCACGGAGGGAGAATTGGCGCTATGAGGCAAGCGGCTTGCCCCACGTCACCCTGACGAGCGTGGAGGTGAGGCGCTGCCAGAAGTGCGGTGAGACGGAGGTCGCCATCCCGGCCATCGAGGAGCTCCACCGCACAATCGCCGGGGCGCTCATCCGCAAGCGCGCCCGCTTGGCGCCGGCCGAGATCAAGTACCTGCGGAAGTACCTCGGGTGGGCCGGGACGGACTTCGCCCGGCGCATCGGGAGCACCGCCGAGACCGTCTCCCGCTGGGAACACGGGAAGATGCCGATGGGCCTGGCGGCCGAGCGGTTGCTCCGGCTGATGGTGGCCAAGGAGGCCCCGGTGAGTGACTACACGGTAGACGTCCTGGCGCAGGTGGCGGCCGATGACCGGAAGCCGCGGCCCGTTCATCTAGCGCTGAGCCGGGAGCGCAAGGGCTGGCGCTATCGGCCGGATGCCACTCTCGTCACGGCCTGAGCGGGGTGTCAAGAGAAGGGGATGGCGGCCGTTGGGTGACTAGTCGTTTCCCTCGGCGCACCCGGGGTCAAGTTCGATCTCCATCTCTGTTCGATCCCGGCGTTTCGGTATGCCGCCGCCCCTTGTGCCCGCGGTCAGACACCCGGCACAGGAAGAACAGCTGCAGACAGTCCGGTCGGCCGCAGATGACGTCGAACACTCACGCCACCTCGCCTATCCACCCCCACCACCGCCTGCCTAGGAGCCTTTGCGAGTCTCGGCGAGAACACGCTCCAGCGCTTCCCGCCGGTGGCGTTCAGCCTTCAGTTGCTCTGTGAGCTGTGTGATCTTCCCTTCGACCTCCTTCAGCCGGTCAGCCTGCCGCTCCTTGAGATCAGAGATAACGCCTGCAGTTCGCTGACGTTCCCACCAGTCAGCGGCGACCCCTCCCCCAATCAGACCGAGAATCAGCCACGCGACCGCCCGCTTCACAAGGAACTTCCTGAAGTCCATGATTGTTCGCTCCTCCCGCTGTCAAGGAGTCTCAAGCAACGCGTCTGTGCCCTCCGTGACCGAGCGATGACCACCGCGGCAGTCAGGTCGGCGGATCCTGATGAGGTGTCGTGTCGAGTTCAGCAAGGCGTCAAACAGCGGGCCACGTGGGATGCCGGGCCGGTGCCCTTCGGTTCCCGGTGAGCCAGCTTTGGGTGTGATTCCGTCGTCCGTCATCACTTGCCCCCTTCGGCCAGCGGGGGGTGCCGGCTGCCAGGAGTCTACCAGAGTCGGCTCCAATGCCGCCAGCCACCTGGCTTGGGAGACCATCGAGCGGATGGAGCCCGAGCGGTTGTCCTCCTGGCGATGGCACCCGGCCGCCATCGAGCCCGGCGTCGACTACTCGGCCGAGCCCACGACGCTGGTGACATCCGAGCTCGAGGAGGTCGCGGGCGGCACCCTGCTCACCGTCGTGGAGTCGGGCTTCGACCAGGTCCCCCTCGCCCGCCGCGCGCAGGCGTACCGGATGAACGGGGAAGGCTGGACGCTTCAGATGCAGGCGATCGAGGGCCATGTCCGCACGGCGGGCTAGGCCTACCGGTCGGCTCAGCGAGCGGCCCGCCAGAGGCAGGGGCGCCGCCGTCGGGCGATGGCGGACGGGGGTCCTCGCCGGGGCGGCGCCGGTCTTCGCCGCGCTGGGGGACGAGACGAGGCTGGGGCTCGTCGCCCGCTTGTGCACGGGCAGACCCACGTCCATCGTGAAGCTCACCGCGGGAAGGCACGTCACCCGCCAGGCCGTCACGAAGCACTTACACGTGCTCGCGGGCACCAAACTGGTGCGGGGCGCTCGGATCGGGCGGGACAGCGTCTGGGAGGTCGAGCCCGCGCGCCTGGACGAGGCGCGCCGCTGGCTCGACCACATCGCCGGCCAGTAGGACGAGGCGCTCGCGCGGCTCCGGGCTTCTCTGGGACGCTGAGGCCGGATCTGTGAGCCAGGGATGTGAATCCCCCGCCGGCGCGCGCGGCATCCCAATGGCCAGAAGACCAGACGACCGGGAGGCCGACCATGACGATTCGTTTGGACCATACCATCGTGCCCGCGAGGGACAAGTCCGCCTCAGCCCGGTTCTTCGCCGAGATCTTCGGTTTGACGGTGAAGCCGGGCCCAGGCTACTTCACGCAAGTGCAAGTCAATGAGAGCCTGACTCTCGACTTTGCGGACGAGCCAGAAGCGCGGGGTGGGCCGGGTGTCGCCCCGAGGACGGGTCAGGGCCAT
This Candidatus Rokuibacteriota bacterium DNA region includes the following protein-coding sequences:
- a CDS encoding xanthine dehydrogenase family protein molybdopterin-binding subunit, with amino-acid sequence MSGGKWVGQSVKRLEDRRLLTGRGGFIANVEIANLHHAAILRSPHAHADIRRLDVSAALAMAGVIAVLTGEDVRQRSDPFMNITGPVPYWSCAVGTAHFVGEPVAVVVARDRYLAEDALDAIEVDYEPLPAVVDQEAALAPNAPILHDNLGTNLAVRRRFSFGDVDRAFAEADLVVRERYRFPRYSHFPMETYGILASWDAASGLLTVRANFQGPFIIHTVMARALRLRQNRVRVIVPGDIGGGFGLKSSMYPYMVLLALAAMKAGVPVKWIEDRREALTASSSHADRVTYMEAAVRKDGTVLALRTRNIDNVGAYIRTPEPADLFARFSAMTGAYRIRDVALDLSAAMTNTSLTGPVRGYGGHPLYFALERTMDTIAARLGMDPAELRFRNFIGAGEFPYTTATGGEYDSGNYPECLRRLLALARYDELRARQRAARAEGRLFGIGLATIVDPCVTNIGYITLAKSPEERTQRRAMSGSGDVGTVRVDPSGDVVVLATSVPQGQGHETIIAQIVADELGVPIERITVHAEVDTLASVWSITTGSYSSRFSSVGSSAYAMAARQVRAKAVKIAAHVLEVAEEDVEWKDGAAVVRGAPHTALALRAIAGIAHWNQTSLPAGMEPNLQATYAFNLPTSRPPLDDDRANTQNVYGFGAELAVVEVDRASGVVRVLEYYTVHDCGTVLNPAHVRGQVQGAAVQGISGALWEQMRWDESGQYLTASLQDYLMPTAMEAPDIGMDHVETPSPNTVLGSKGIGEASSMAAPVTVANAVADALAPLGIPVTSLPLWPDTVWRMLKEAQGP
- a CDS encoding benzoate-CoA ligase family protein gives rise to the protein MTMDTLELPAHVNAAQWIVDRHVAAGRGGRTAIHFEGATWTYADFQSLVNRSGNLLRELGVEIENRVGLLMLDSPEYLAAFLGAVKIGAVPICLNTLLGPASYEYMLNDSRAKVVIAHEEVAANLFKVRANLRYLRHVVILGSPPSGYLSHAELIGRATAVLDPEPRARDDWSFWAYTSGSTGEPKAVMHTHATLMAGTWYFPRHVMALGEADTIFCMAKLFFTYGTGLNMYMPLANGAATVLNPRRPVPDELFRILHRYRPTIFAAVPTMYAAMLQVKDAARTYDLGSLRMCWSGGEALPPPIYHEWRDRFGVEILELLGSSELIHGFCTTRPGMNRPGSIGVPVPGYELRIVDDALTDVPDGKAGRLMIAGPSVFAGYANRREKNEATFFGKWMLSSDTVRRDGEGIYWFVGRSDDMLKVGGAMVSPIEIENVLVEHPAVLEAAVIGAPDEHQLVKPKAVVVLKQGFKPGPELEAELTALVKGRLARYKYPRWYVFVDQLPKTATGKIQRFQLRDGTLRGLG
- a CDS encoding type II toxin-antitoxin system MqsA family antitoxin produces the protein MACTVCGERMKARRENWRYEASGLPHVTLTSVEVRRCQKCGETEVAIPAIEELHRTIAGALIRKRARLAPAEIKYLRKYLGWAGTDFARRIGSTAETVSRWEHGKMPMGLAAERLLRLMVAKEAPVSDYTVDVLAQVAADDRKPRPVHLALSRERKGWRYRPDATLVTA
- a CDS encoding VOC family protein; translation: MTIRLDHTIVPARDKSASARFFAEIFGLTVKPGPGYFTQVQVNESLTLDFADEPEARGGPGVAPRTGQGHHYAFHVSEAEFEAIWSRVKAKAIPYGSGPDSHSDGQVNTRRGGRGFYFKDPYGHLLEVMTVPETGT
- a CDS encoding SRPBCC family protein gives rise to the protein MPGRCPSVPGEPALGVIPSSVITCPLRPAGGAGCQESTRVGSNAASHLAWETIERMEPERLSSWRWHPAAIEPGVDYSAEPTTLVTSELEEVAGGTLLTVVESGFDQVPLARRAQAYRMNGEGWTLQMQAIEGHVRTAG
- a CDS encoding DUF4258 domain-containing protein codes for the protein METGTAKRLILRILEAGTVSFSGHALAEMRKDKLTTVDCTNVLRGGVVEPGELERGSWRYRVKTNTICVVIAFRPETELVVVTAWRIGR
- a CDS encoding helix-turn-helix transcriptional regulator, which codes for MSARRARPTGRLSERPARGRGAAVGRWRTGVLAGAAPVFAALGDETRLGLVARLCTGRPTSIVKLTAGRHVTRQAVTKHLHVLAGTKLVRGARIGRDSVWEVEPARLDEARRWLDHIAGQ